In Thermovirga sp., the sequence TGCGGCGTCAACTGGGTGAAGACCACCGAGGCCTACGATGTCTCCGCCTCGAGGGTCCTGGTCAAGGAAGCCTGGGAGTACGCGAGGACCCACGAAGAGCCGGCGGTGGTCATTTTCCGCCACCCCTGCATACTCCTCAGGCAGAAGCAGGCCGTGATGCCCGTCACGGTGGATCCCGAAAAGTGCATCGGGTGCAGGTTCTGTATCGACTACTTCAACTGCCCGGGGCTCGTCTTCGACGAGAAGACCAAAAAAGCCTACATAGATGAAAGGTTCTGCATTAATTGCGGAGTCTGCATAAATGTCTGCCCCCACGGGGCCATCCTCGCGACGGAAGGGGAGGGAGCCTAGCCATGCAGTACGTGATCGTCGGTATAGGAGGACAGGGGATACTCTTTTCGAGCCGTATCCTCGGTCACATCGCCCTCTCCAGGGGCGAGGGCGTTATCGGGAGCGAGGTCCACGGGATGGCTCAGCGGGGCGGGTCGGTCATAAGCCACTTCAAAATGGGTGACTTTCAAAGCCCCCTGGTAAAGGCCGGCGATGCCGATGTCCTGCTGGCTTTCGACCAGAACGAGGCGGTGAGAAATTTCCACTTCCTGAAGCAGGGAGGGCATGCCGTCGTCAATACCCACGATCCCTCCTTCCTGGATAACCC encodes:
- a CDS encoding indolepyruvate ferredoxin oxidoreductase, with the translated sequence MQYVIVGIGGQGILFSSRILGHIALSRGEGVIGSEVHGMAQRGGSVISHFKMGDFQSPLVKAGDADVLLAFDQNEAVRNFHFLKQGGHAVVNTHDPSFLDNPSLGKWLKKRGVLVHTVMGYDILKKEMRGRFLFLNVLILGALGGAGVGKVTIEEIREAVKALAPAKFVDDNLKAVDLGYAGTHR